From the Streptomonospora nanhaiensis genome, the window GCTCGAAGGCAAGAGTTCGCTGGGGCGGCTCGGGCTGCTGACGCACTCCACCGCCGGGTTCATCGACCCCGGTTTCTCCGGGCACGTCACGTTGGAGCTGTCGAACGTCGCCACGCTGCCGATGAAGCTCTACCCCGGTATGCGCATCGGGCAGCTGTGCATGTTCCGGCTGACCTCGCCGGCGGAGTTCCCCTACGGCTCCGCGCAGTACGGATCGCGGTACCAGGACCAGCGCGGGCCCACGCCCTCGCGGTCCTACCTGAACTTCCGGTGGGGGATGAACGGCACAGGGGAGTCGTCGGGCGGGTAGGTGCTAGCGCGGGCCGGGCAGGCCCGGGGTGCCGTAGGATCCGTAGCCCTCAGCCGCGGCCGGGCGCCGGCGGCGGCGCGGGAGGATGTAGGCCGCGAACAGGCCGCCGATGAAGCCGAACAGGTGGCCCTGCCAGGAGATTCCCTCCTGCTGCGGCAGCACGCCCCAGATCAGGGAGCCGTAGAAGACGACCACGCAGATCATGATCACGATGTCGACGGTGCGCCGCTCGACGATCCCGCGGAGCACGGTGTAGCCGAAGTACCCGAACACCAGCCCGCTGGCCCCCACTGTGAGGGCGCCCTCGGGGGTGAACAGCCAGACCCCGATACCGCTCACCACCATCACGATCAGCGTGGTCCAGACGAACCGGCCCAAGCCGCTGAACGCCACCAGCGACCCCAGCACCAGGAACGGCACGGAGTTGCCGATCAGGTGGTTGAAGTCGGCGTGCATGAAGGGGTACGTCAGCACGCTCCAGGCGTTGGCCATGACCCACGAGCGCAGGCCGAAGGCGGCGTCGAGGGCGCCGCCGAGGACGGTGTCCACGATCTCAAGGACCCACATGGCGACCAGCATCGCCGCGACGGTGAGGAAGCCGACTATCCGGGAGTGCGTCACCTCTACGACTGTATGCGACGCGATCCCCGGCGGGTAGGGCGTTCGCGGGCGGTGGGAGTCCGCGGCCCGTTCGCCGGCGCGGCCTGCTGACGGGTTCCGCCGCGCCTCGGCGTCCCCGCCCTCGAACCGACCCCGAACCGACCCCGAGCCACCCTCGAACCGCACCCTGAACCGCCCCCCGAGACCGGGGCCGCGGCGGGCCCTGCCCGGCCTCCCGTGACCCCCCTCCCCGGCGGCGTCCGCGTTTCCGGGAGAACCGTCCCTGTTCACGGTGGGTGATGGGCGGCGCCGCGCTCGGCGGGCGCCCCCGCACCCCCCGCGCTCCTGTGCGCGCCCCCTCCCGCGCCCGCGCGGGCGGCTGCGGGGGGCGACCGGGCCGCCAGGTCGGCCGCTCCGGCGGCGTACCGCCCGGATAAGGCGGGATCACCCTACTCGCACGCGCCTGATCCGTGCGTAACCGTTTTGAGCTGCGGCAAAGTGAAGGAAGTGACGGTCTTCACGACTTTGCCGCATGTGGCGCAAATCACAATCACGCTGTCCGTCCTACCCCAAGTGCGGTGCGCACGTCCGCTTTCGGCTTCCTCGGCAAACGTAAACGTGTTATCTCTCCGTGACGATGGGACGGGACGGCGTCAGGTTTGGTCTGTATGGTTCGTACGGCCATAAACAGGACTTAAGGAATGGTGAGGACACGGCCGGTGCGCAGGACTTCTCGACCCGGTGCGGGGACCGCCGCCCCGGATCGAGAGCCCCTGGAGCCGGCGACGACGGCGTAGCGCGTACGCCGCCAACGGTGGAAACGGTCACCTTGTGTAACCGTTGACGCGGCTGTCGCGCGGTGCGCCCCCCGAGGAAGACGAGACCGCCCCCCGCCCGCCGCGCCCCCGGCCGCCCCCGGTCGGCCGCGCGGCGGCCGCACAGCCACAAAAGAGGAGACCGTGCCAGCAGTACGCGCAGACAAGCTCTACAAGATCTTCGGCAGACGCCCGGCCAAGGCGGTCGAACTGCTGGCGGACGGGCGGCACCGCGACGAGATCAGGCACCTCAACGTCACCGCCGCGGTCATCGACGTCTCCTTCGAGGTCGAACCCGGGGAGATCTTCGTGGTCATGGGCCTCTCGGGCTCGGGCAAGTCCACGCTGATCCGGATGCTCAACGGCCTGCTGCCCCCCACCGCCGGCACCGTCCAGATCGACGGCACCGACATCACCGCCATGCCCAAGTCGGGCCTGCGCAAGCTGCGCAGCGAGAAGATCAGCATGGTCTTCCAGCACTTCGCGCTGTTCCCGCACCGCACCGTGCTGGACAACGCCGCCTACGGCCTGGAGGTCCGCGGCGTCGCCAAGGAGGAGCGCCACGCCAAGGCCCGCGAGGCCCTGGCCCTGGTCGGCCTGGAGGGCTGGGAGGCCAAGGTCCCCGGCCAGCTCTCCGGCGGCATGCAGCAGCGCGTCGGCCTCGCCCGCGCGCTGGCCGCCGACACCGACATCATCCTCATGGACGAGGCGTTCAGCGCGCTGGACCCCCTGATCCGCCGCGACATGCAGTCCCAGCTGCTGGAACTCCAGGCGCGCCTGGGCAAGACGATCATCTTCATCACCCACGACCTCAACGAGGCCATGCGCCTGGGCGACCGCATCTGCGTGCTGCGCGACGGCCGCGTCGCCCAGATCGGCACCGCCGAGGAGATCCTCAACGACCCGGCCAACGACTACGTGGCCCAGTTCGTCGAGGACGTCGACCGCACCCGCGTCCTCACCGCCTCGTCGGTGATGGAGGCCCCGATCCCGGTGATCGACCCCGACAAGGGCCCGCGCGCCGCCCTGCGGACCATGCGCGACAACCAGACCGTGTCGGCGTTCGTCGTGCGCCGCAACCGCCAGCTCGTCGGCGCGGTGCGCGAGGACGTCATCGGCGCGGCGGTCCGCGACAACGTCAAGGAGTTGGACTCCCTCATCGACACCGGCCTCGCGCGCGTGCACCCCGACACCCCCGTGGCCGACCTGTTCGCCCAGGCCGCCGAGAGCCCCTACCCGCTGGCCGTGGTCGACGACTCCGACCGCTTCGTCGGCGTGATCCCGCGGGTGACCCTGCTGGCGGCGCTCGCCCCCACTACCGGCTCCGACGACGGCGGCGCCGCGGAGTCCGCCGCCCCCGAGGGCGCGCCGCCCGCCGCGCCGCCGCCCGACGGCCCGCCCGCCGCCGAGGGCGCCCCCGGCACCGCCGACGCGCCCGAGGCCGCCGCCGACGCCGCGACCCACAGCGCCGCCGACACCGCCACTGACACCGACACCGCCGCGGAGGGGAGCCGCTGATGACCGCGCCAACCCTGACCGTGAGCGTGCCGCGCGTGCCCGTCGGCGACACCTTCGACGCCGCCATCAACTGGCTGCGCGCCAACTTCGAGCCGGTCTTCGACTTCGTCGGCATGGTCATCGACGTCTGCGTCGAGACCCTGTTCCACCTGTTCGCCATGACCTCGGCGACCCAGTTCACCCTGGTCGCCGCGGCCGTCGTGGGCGGCGCCCTGCTGGTGCGCCGGCACCGCGTGCCCACGCTCATCGCCGTCGCCGTGTGGGCCGGGTTCTACGTCGCCGAGCTGGCGGGCGGGCTGGTGGCCACCGTCATCAGCTCGCTGCCCGCGCCGCTGTTCCTGTGGGCCATGGACCTGTTCGGCTCCGAGTACGTCTACCCGCCGCTGGTGCTGGCGCTGCTGCTGCTCGCCGCGCTCGTGGCCGTCTCCTTCGCGGTCAGCCGCGACCGGCGGATGTGGCTGACCGCGGTGGCGGCCACCGCCGTGCTGCTGCTGGTCCTGGTGCTGCACTTCGTCGTCGGCGTACAGCTGTCGCTGCTGGTCGCGCCGCTGCTGGTGCTGCTCGCCCTGTTCGTGGCCGGCTGGAAGGTCGCCCTCTTCAGCGCCCTGGGGTTCCTGCTGATCATCAGCATGGAGAAGTGGGACAACGCCATGAGCAGCCTCGCGCTGATCCTGGTCGCCACCGTGGTGGCGGTCGTGGTGTCCCTGCCCATCGGCATCCTGGCCGCCCAGAACGACCGCGTCAGCGCCGTGGTCAAGCCGGTCCTGGACTTCATGCAGACCCTGCCGGCGTTCGTCTACCTGCTGCCCGCGATCGCTTTCTTCAGCATCGGCACCGTCCCCGGTGTCATCGCCACCGTCATCTTCGCCATGCCCCCCGGCGTGCGGCTCACCGAGCTGGGCATCCGCCAGGTCGACAAGGAGCTGGTCGAGGCCGGCGAGGCGTTCGGCGCGCCCGACTCCCAGATCCTGCGGCGCATCCAGCTGCCGCTGGCGCTGGCCACGATCATGGCGGGCGTCAACCAGATCATCATGCTCAGCCTCTCGATGGTCGTCATCGCCGGCATGGTCGGCGCCGGCGGCCTGGGCAACGACGTCTACACCGGTATCGCCCAGGGCAACGTGCCCGTCGGCTTCGAGGGCGGTATCGCCGTCGTGGTCCTGGCGATCTTCCTGGACCGGCTGACCGGCGCCGTCACCCGCTTCTCCCCCGCCGCCCGCGCGCAGCGCGCCGCGGCCTGACGGCTCCATCCCCCGCCCTGCCGGGACCCGCGCCGGGACAGGGCTCCCTGATATGACCCGCACACACACTGGAGGAATCGTGAGCGACCGCAAGCGAAGGTTGATCGGCGTCGGCGCCGCCGCTGCGTCGATGGTGCTCCTGGCGAGCGCCTGCGGCGGGGGCGGTGAGGGCGTCTCCACCGGCCCCGAGGAGGGCGAGGGCGGCGGCCAGGACATCACCATCGGCCTGATCCCGTGGGAGGAGGGCATCGCCGTCACCCACCTGTGGAAGGTCATCCTGGAGGAGAAGGGCTACAACGTCACGATCGAGAACGTCGACGTGGCGCCCGTCTTCGAGGGCACCGCCAACGGCGACATCGACCTCTTCCTCGACACCTGGCTGCCCAACACCCACGGCGACTACTGGGACCAGTACGGCGACAGCCTGGAGGACCTCGGCGCCTGGAATGAGGGCGCCAGCCTGGAGCTCACCGTCCCCTCCTACATGGAGGACATCAACTCCATCGAGGACCTCAAGGGCGAGGGCGACACCTTCAACGGCGAGATCATCGGCATCGAGTCCGGCTCCGGTCTGGTGCAGACCACCGAGGAGGAGGCGATGCCCGCCTACGGCCTCGACGGCGAGTACGAGCTGGTGAAGTCCTCCACCCCGGCGATGCTGGAGGCCCTCAACACCGCCATCGAGGACGAGGAGCCGATCGTCGTCACCCTGTGGCGCCCGCACATCGTCTACGCCCAGCAGGACCTCAAGGACCTGGAGGACCCCGAGGGCGCGATGGGCGAGCCGGAGTCGCTGCACTCCGTGGGCCGCGAAGGCTTCGGCGAGGACTTCCCCGAGGTCGCGGAGTGGCTCGGCGACTTCAAGCTGGACGACGAGCAGATCAACTCCCTGGAGACCTCGATCATCCTCGACCACGAGGGTGCCGAGGACGAGGGCGCGCGCGCCTGGCTGGCCGACAACCCCGAGTTCGTGGAGGAGACCCTGGGCGCCGACGCCGAGGGCCTGGACTTCAGCTCCTAGGACTCCGCCCCGCTGGACCCGTCGACGCGGGCCGTGCCACGCCGGCGCGGCCCGCGCCGCCTTTTCAGCGGCGCCGGCCCGGGGCCAGGGAGCGGTCGCGCGGCGGGATCCCGACCGCGCTCATGAACGCGTCGACCCGGGCCGAGGAGGTCAGCCCGGTCAGCGGCAGGTAGGGCCGACTGGCGCGGCGCCCCTCGACCGAGGGGAACTGGCGGGGCCGGCCGGCGGGGTCGCACAGCCCCAGCGAGCGCGTGGCGCCCGGCAGCACGTAGTAGGACCCGATGTCGGAGAAGGGGATGCGCACGATGTAGCGGCCCCGGATGTAGCGGAACTCGCCGTCCTCGACCTCCAGCACGGGCACCTGGATGCGGTAGCCGTCCCAGACCAGCCAGCAGCCCGCCACCGCCACGAGCGGCCCGATGAGGATCCCGGCCCAGTGCTGCCAGACCACCGACAGGACGGTTCCGGCGACCCCCAGCACCGCCAGTGCCGCTCCTCCCCAGAGTTCGCCCCGTTTGCGGCCCCGGGGGCAGATCAACCGAACCGTATCGGACACGGACATGCCTCTTTCGCTGCGCACGAAACGGGGAGATGGCGGTATCGCCGTCCGCACCATATCGGTTCCGGGGCCGCGCGGATGGGCGTTCGGCACCTTTCGCCCGTCCCGTTCGCGGCGTTATGAAGTTGTTATGGCGTTTTGGGTTTGACGCGCGCACCGTTTCCCCGCGCTCACCGCAAGGGGCCGCGCACACGCCGATGGCGGCCGCCGGCCGCGACCGCCATCGGTCTCCCGCTCCCTGCTCCGGTGCCCGCCGGGGCGCCCGCCGGTCCGTCGGCGGCGGGCGCCTTCGGACCGGGTCAGGAGGAGTGCGGGCAGGTGTCCCGGTACTCCGAGATGTCCAGGTCGGGGCCGGGAGCCGGGCAGAGGAACTGCTCGTAGCGCATGTCGTTGTCGATGAAGCGCTTCAGCCACGCGATGCTGTACTTGGCGATGGTGGTGTTGTTGGTGTTCGGCG encodes:
- a CDS encoding quaternary amine ABC transporter ATP-binding protein; protein product: MFGRRPAKAVELLADGRHRDEIRHLNVTAAVIDVSFEVEPGEIFVVMGLSGSGKSTLIRMLNGLLPPTAGTVQIDGTDITAMPKSGLRKLRSEKISMVFQHFALFPHRTVLDNAAYGLEVRGVAKEERHAKAREALALVGLEGWEAKVPGQLSGGMQQRVGLARALAADTDIILMDEAFSALDPLIRRDMQSQLLELQARLGKTIIFITHDLNEAMRLGDRICVLRDGRVAQIGTAEEILNDPANDYVAQFVEDVDRTRVLTASSVMEAPIPVIDPDKGPRAALRTMRDNQTVSAFVVRRNRQLVGAVREDVIGAAVRDNVKELDSLIDTGLARVHPDTPVADLFAQAAESPYPLAVVDDSDRFVGVIPRVTLLAALAPTTGSDDGGAAESAAPEGAPPAAPPPDGPPAAEGAPGTADAPEAAADAATHSAADTATDTDTAAEGSR
- a CDS encoding glycine betaine ABC transporter substrate-binding protein, producing the protein MVLLASACGGGGEGVSTGPEEGEGGGQDITIGLIPWEEGIAVTHLWKVILEEKGYNVTIENVDVAPVFEGTANGDIDLFLDTWLPNTHGDYWDQYGDSLEDLGAWNEGASLELTVPSYMEDINSIEDLKGEGDTFNGEIIGIESGSGLVQTTEEEAMPAYGLDGEYELVKSSTPAMLEALNTAIEDEEPIVVTLWRPHIVYAQQDLKDLEDPEGAMGEPESLHSVGREGFGEDFPEVAEWLGDFKLDDEQINSLETSIILDHEGAEDEGARAWLADNPEFVEETLGADAEGLDFSS
- a CDS encoding rhomboid family intramembrane serine protease — protein: MWVLEIVDTVLGGALDAAFGLRSWVMANAWSVLTYPFMHADFNHLIGNSVPFLVLGSLVAFSGLGRFVWTTLIVMVVSGIGVWLFTPEGALTVGASGLVFGYFGYTVLRGIVERRTVDIVIMICVVVFYGSLIWGVLPQQEGISWQGHLFGFIGGLFAAYILPRRRRRPAAAEGYGSYGTPGLPGPR
- a CDS encoding ABC transporter permease encodes the protein MTAPTLTVSVPRVPVGDTFDAAINWLRANFEPVFDFVGMVIDVCVETLFHLFAMTSATQFTLVAAAVVGGALLVRRHRVPTLIAVAVWAGFYVAELAGGLVATVISSLPAPLFLWAMDLFGSEYVYPPLVLALLLLAALVAVSFAVSRDRRMWLTAVAATAVLLLVLVLHFVVGVQLSLLVAPLLVLLALFVAGWKVALFSALGFLLIISMEKWDNAMSSLALILVATVVAVVVSLPIGILAAQNDRVSAVVKPVLDFMQTLPAFVYLLPAIAFFSIGTVPGVIATVIFAMPPGVRLTELGIRQVDKELVEAGEAFGAPDSQILRRIQLPLALATIMAGVNQIIMLSLSMVVIAGMVGAGGLGNDVYTGIAQGNVPVGFEGGIAVVVLAIFLDRLTGAVTRFSPAARAQRAAA
- the dcd gene encoding dCTP deaminase, whose product is MLLSDRDIRSEIESGRVKIDPYEPGLVQPSSIDVRLDRYFRVFENHKYPHIDPAVEQPQLTRLVEPDGDEPFILHPGEFVLASTYEVVGLPDDIASRLEGKSSLGRLGLLTHSTAGFIDPGFSGHVTLELSNVATLPMKLYPGMRIGQLCMFRLTSPAEFPYGSAQYGSRYQDQRGPTPSRSYLNFRWGMNGTGESSGG